A part of Thermus sp. LT1-2-5 genomic DNA contains:
- a CDS encoding dihydrodipicolinate synthase family protein has product MILPPIPTPFDRKGRLDPEAFRALAEALEPLVDGLLIYGSNGEGVLLTPEERAQGLKAISPKKPFLVGLMEETLPQAERALAEAQEAGAMALLVTPPRYYHASLGEGLLRYYEALAERMPLFLYHVPQNTKVDLSLSAVEALAQHPGVQGIKDSSGDLARFAFYQARLRGFRAFTGHAPTFLGALALGAEGGILAAANLAPRAYRALLAHFRAGRLAEAEALQKRLFPLGDLLAKGGVPLLKQALRHLGLPAGYPRPPYPAESPLWGSLLPVLEALKEEGWLL; this is encoded by the coding sequence TGGCCGAAGCCCTGGAACCCCTGGTGGACGGGCTTTTGATCTACGGCTCCAACGGGGAAGGGGTCCTCCTCACCCCGGAGGAGCGCGCCCAAGGGCTAAAGGCCATAAGCCCCAAGAAGCCCTTCCTGGTGGGCCTCATGGAGGAAACCCTGCCCCAGGCGGAACGGGCGCTGGCCGAGGCCCAGGAGGCAGGGGCCATGGCCCTTTTGGTCACCCCGCCCCGCTACTACCACGCAAGCCTCGGGGAAGGCCTCCTGCGCTACTACGAGGCCCTGGCGGAGCGGATGCCCCTGTTCCTTTACCACGTGCCCCAAAACACCAAGGTGGACCTCTCCCTGAGCGCGGTGGAGGCTTTGGCCCAGCACCCCGGTGTCCAAGGCATCAAGGACTCCAGCGGCGACCTCGCCCGCTTCGCCTTCTACCAGGCGCGGCTCAGGGGCTTCCGCGCCTTCACCGGGCACGCCCCCACCTTTTTGGGCGCCTTGGCCCTGGGGGCGGAAGGGGGCATCCTGGCCGCGGCCAACCTGGCCCCCAGGGCCTACCGGGCGCTTTTGGCCCACTTCCGGGCGGGGCGGCTTGCCGAGGCGGAGGCCTTGCAGAAACGGCTCTTCCCCCTGGGAGACCTCCTCGCCAAAGGGGGGGTTCCCCTCCTCAAGCAGGCCCTACGGCACCTGGGCCTCCCCGCAGGCTACCCCAGGCCCCCTTACCCGGCGGAAAGCCCCTTATGGGGAAGCCTCCTCCCCGTTTTGGAGGCGCTTAAGGAGGAGGGATGGCTCCTTTGA
- a CDS encoding TolC family protein, whose product MARHLALVLLLVPAWAQGAFAPLKDHPLKRQAEAYLVAAAKAWEAQASPVAVNLQGNYGRFGYECTPPSLCASLPEDGKALTLALVLTPFPFGEGADGIERARIGLRRAELAYRKTLAALQAQAVAAHGRYREARLGVALAEKGVEIAALALEAARKRQANPKDLREAELALQEAQNRLADAQLGLKLAQQAAEGLVDLEAPLPEIPPPHGTTPLSLEEARLDLAEARIGEGAAWRNLLPTLQGSLFLYPSGNDTLSLSLSSKDLRPTLSYTRQDPAKPPTTLPGTGQYRTTEELRLSLSLTLSPGLFAAYEAAKAQVRGAEEAYKAAEVQANLEKARLENALKSAEASLALARLRQDAAKRALEEAETRLALGLESPLGVKQAELTLLQAELGMVQAENTLRNRLMELYQFYGEILPEVAQ is encoded by the coding sequence GTGGCTAGGCACCTGGCCCTCGTTCTCCTCCTCGTCCCCGCCTGGGCCCAAGGGGCTTTTGCGCCCCTGAAGGACCATCCCCTAAAGCGGCAAGCGGAGGCCTACCTGGTGGCGGCAGCCAAGGCCTGGGAGGCCCAGGCCTCTCCCGTGGCGGTCAACCTCCAAGGGAACTACGGCCGCTTCGGCTACGAGTGCACGCCGCCCAGCCTTTGCGCAAGCCTCCCCGAGGACGGCAAGGCCCTCACCCTAGCCCTGGTCCTCACCCCCTTCCCCTTCGGCGAGGGCGCCGACGGGATAGAGCGGGCCAGGATTGGCCTGAGGCGGGCGGAGCTCGCCTACCGCAAGACCCTCGCCGCCCTCCAGGCCCAGGCGGTGGCCGCCCACGGCCGCTACCGCGAGGCCCGCTTGGGAGTAGCGCTCGCTGAAAAAGGCGTGGAAATCGCCGCCCTCGCCCTCGAGGCGGCCCGGAAGCGGCAGGCGAACCCCAAGGACCTGAGGGAGGCGGAACTCGCCCTACAAGAGGCGCAAAACCGCTTGGCGGATGCGCAGCTTGGCCTAAAGCTCGCCCAGCAGGCGGCGGAAGGGCTGGTGGACCTGGAAGCCCCCTTACCGGAGATCCCCCCTCCCCATGGCACCACCCCCTTGAGCCTCGAGGAGGCCCGGCTCGACCTGGCCGAGGCGCGGATCGGCGAAGGGGCCGCCTGGCGCAACCTCCTTCCCACCCTCCAGGGAAGCCTCTTCCTTTACCCTTCGGGGAACGACACCCTTTCCTTAAGCCTCTCCAGCAAAGACCTCCGCCCCACGCTTAGCTACACCCGGCAAGACCCCGCCAAGCCCCCCACCACCCTCCCGGGCACCGGCCAGTACCGGACCACGGAGGAGCTTAGGCTTTCCCTTTCCCTCACCCTCTCCCCCGGCCTCTTCGCCGCCTATGAGGCGGCCAAGGCCCAGGTGCGGGGGGCGGAGGAGGCCTACAAGGCGGCGGAGGTCCAAGCCAACCTGGAAAAGGCCCGCTTGGAAAACGCCTTGAAGAGCGCCGAGGCCAGCCTCGCCCTGGCCCGCCTGCGCCAGGATGCGGCCAAAAGGGCCTTAGAGGAGGCGGAAACGCGCCTAGCTCTGGGCCTGGAAAGCCCCTTGGGGGTCAAGCAGGCGGAGCTTACCCTATTGCAGGCGGAACTTGGCATGGTGCAGGCGGAAAACACATTGAGAAACCGGCTTATGGAGCTTTACCAGTTCTACGGCGAAATCCTTCCGGAGGTAGCGCAATGA
- the cdd gene encoding cytidine deaminase, producing MERVRRLLEAHVARAYAPYSGFPVVALVEAEGEFFLGVNVENASFPLSQCAERNAVAAMVLAGKRRLDRVHVYSPKGPIPPCGGCRQVLLEFGTPDTPVLLHGPEGYVEKTLGELLPWAFRL from the coding sequence ATGGAGAGGGTTAGACGGCTTCTGGAAGCCCATGTGGCCCGGGCCTACGCCCCCTACTCGGGGTTTCCCGTGGTGGCCTTGGTGGAGGCGGAGGGGGAGTTCTTTCTTGGAGTGAACGTGGAAAACGCCTCCTTTCCCCTTTCCCAGTGCGCGGAGCGCAACGCCGTGGCCGCCATGGTCTTGGCGGGAAAGCGCCGCCTTGACCGGGTGCACGTCTATAGCCCCAAGGGCCCCATTCCCCCTTGCGGCGGGTGCCGCCAGGTGCTCCTGGAGTTCGGCACCCCAGACACCCCTGTCCTCCTCCACGGCCCCGAGGGGTACGTGGAAAAGACCCTGGGGGAGCTTCTCCCCTGGGCCTTCCGGCTTTAG
- a CDS encoding hemolysin family protein, with protein MDRPPSRWLFFLPFGSLALAQSQAPSPGDLFLLVLFLGLSAFFSASETAFTTLYPWKLKELAEAKNGPFTLLSRDITRFLTTILVGNNLVNIAATALVTDLATRAFGSLGVGLATGVMTFLVLFFGEITPKSIAVHHAEALARVAAWPIYLLSVLFYPLGRFFSWVSGGVLRLLGLEPRDTPLVSEEELRLILAGAEESGTIEAQEEEMIHSILELEETPVREIMTPRVEMVAIEAEATLEDLLHLFREHRYSRVPVYRESVDHIVGVAYAKDLLDYYCEEDLKGRTVASIAHPPYFVPENMDAWTLLKELRRRKVHLAIVVDEFGGTAGLVTLEDVMEEIVGEIYDETDEPEDASIRRLPDGAYSIQAQTPVDEVSEALGVELPEGEYDTLSGFLYELFGRIPGVGESVEWQGFRFVVESADQRRIERVRVERLVEHGEG; from the coding sequence ATGGACAGACCTCCCAGTCGGTGGCTCTTCTTCCTTCCCTTCGGTTCGCTAGCCCTGGCCCAGTCCCAAGCCCCAAGCCCCGGGGACCTTTTTCTTTTGGTCCTCTTCCTAGGCCTTTCCGCCTTTTTCTCCGCCAGCGAAACCGCCTTCACCACCCTTTACCCTTGGAAACTCAAGGAGCTGGCGGAGGCGAAAAATGGCCCCTTTACCCTCCTTTCCCGCGACATCACCCGCTTCCTCACCACCATTTTGGTGGGCAACAACCTGGTGAACATCGCCGCCACCGCCTTGGTGACGGACCTGGCCACCCGGGCCTTCGGTTCCTTGGGGGTGGGGCTTGCCACCGGGGTCATGACCTTCCTGGTCCTCTTCTTCGGCGAGATCACCCCCAAGTCCATCGCCGTGCACCACGCTGAAGCCCTGGCCCGGGTGGCGGCCTGGCCCATTTACCTCTTGTCCGTGCTCTTCTACCCCCTGGGACGGTTTTTCAGCTGGGTTTCGGGGGGGGTCTTGCGGCTTCTGGGCCTCGAGCCCCGGGACACCCCCTTGGTGTCGGAGGAGGAGCTTCGCCTCATCCTGGCGGGGGCGGAGGAGTCGGGGACCATCGAGGCCCAGGAGGAGGAGATGATCCACTCCATCCTGGAGCTGGAGGAAACCCCGGTGCGGGAGATCATGACCCCCCGGGTGGAGATGGTGGCCATCGAGGCCGAGGCCACCTTGGAAGACCTCCTCCACCTCTTTCGCGAGCACCGCTATAGCCGCGTCCCCGTGTACCGGGAGAGCGTGGACCACATCGTGGGGGTGGCCTACGCCAAGGACCTTTTGGACTACTACTGCGAGGAGGACCTGAAGGGAAGGACCGTGGCCTCCATTGCCCACCCTCCCTACTTTGTCCCCGAGAACATGGACGCTTGGACCCTCCTCAAGGAGCTCCGCCGCCGCAAGGTGCATCTGGCCATCGTGGTGGACGAGTTCGGGGGCACCGCGGGGCTCGTCACCCTGGAGGACGTGATGGAGGAGATCGTGGGGGAGATCTACGACGAGACGGACGAGCCGGAGGACGCCTCCATCCGCCGCCTGCCCGATGGCGCCTATTCCATCCAGGCCCAGACCCCCGTGGACGAGGTTTCCGAGGCCTTGGGGGTGGAGCTCCCCGAAGGGGAATACGACACGCTTTCCGGCTTCCTCTACGAGCTCTTTGGCCGCATCCCCGGGGTGGGGGAGAGCGTGGAATGGCAAGGCTTCCGCTTTGTGGTGGAAAGCGCCGACCAAAGGCGCATCGAGCGGGTGCGGGTGGAGAGGCTGGTGGAGCATGGAGAGGGTTAG
- a CDS encoding MarR family transcriptional regulator: MNGPPASLVEELSQLGYALMRLLFSRAKEVFAQEGLSLLQAEVLRLVKEGVRLPSRLAEHLEILPSQVSHLLASLEDTGLLRRHPDPLDRRRVQLELTPEGEAVALRLKEAWLHVFGQTLARLSEEELFAFRALLTKLTEVERG, encoded by the coding sequence ATGAATGGTCCCCCGGCATCCCTGGTAGAGGAGCTTTCCCAACTGGGCTACGCCCTGATGCGCCTCCTCTTCTCCCGGGCCAAGGAAGTCTTCGCCCAGGAAGGCCTTTCCCTTCTCCAGGCGGAGGTGCTCCGCTTGGTGAAGGAAGGGGTGCGCCTCCCCTCGCGCCTGGCGGAACACCTGGAAATCCTTCCCTCCCAGGTTTCCCACCTCCTCGCCTCCTTGGAGGACACGGGCCTCCTCCGGCGCCATCCCGACCCCCTGGACCGGAGGCGGGTCCAGCTGGAGCTCACCCCGGAAGGAGAGGCGGTGGCCCTACGGCTCAAGGAGGCCTGGCTCCACGTGTTCGGCCAGACCTTGGCCCGGCTTAGCGAGGAAGAACTTTTCGCCTTCCGCGCCCTGTTGACCAAGCTCACGGAGGTGGAACGTGGCTAG